From a single Miscanthus floridulus cultivar M001 chromosome 8, ASM1932011v1, whole genome shotgun sequence genomic region:
- the LOC136476332 gene encoding cycloartenol Synthase-like isoform X2, producing the protein MWRLKIAKGGPWLKSGNSHIGRETWEFDQDFGSKEEREAVDSAREEFKKNRFQMRHSSDILARTQLAKENSFSLDLQRTKDESPLVINSSTVSEILRKALNYFSAIQAHDGHWPGDFPGPLFTTATMIIVLYVTESLSSILSSEHCKEICRYLYNRQNMDGGWGLHTEGESSMLSTALNYTALRLLGENIDDGPDMSMLKARKWIHDHGGATMVPILGKVWLSVLGVSEWSGVNPIPPELFLLPSWVPIQPGRLWSHFRMAFIPMSYLYGKKFVGPITRLVMSLREELHIHPYKKIDWKQARKLCAKEDVYNPHTWLQECLSDCLYSFGEPLLTRWPISYMRKKALQQVAEFLKYEDENSQYICIGAAQKALSMLCCWIEKSNSDAFKRHLARVADFLWIGEDGMKVCAGQLWDVAFAVQAILACNIAEEYRSTLKKAHDFIKASQIMDNPSGDFSRKYRHISKGGWGFQVADQGWQVSDCTAEALMVFLMLSKFSSDIESDQMETCRLYDAVNVLLSLQNPNGGYGTWELARTYPWMEIFNMTEIYADIMVEHQYVECTSSVMQALALFREKYPCHRKDEIDQCIRGATEFVEKLQNDDGSWFGSWGICFTYGTWFAIEGLSAVGQSYGNSTCIRKACKFLLTKQLKNGGWGESHLSSRTKAYTNLDREKSHIVNTAWAMLALMKAGQVERDPTPLHKAARLIISMQLGNGDFPQEEMIGSFLKNGPLCYMAYRNIFPIWALGEYQKLVLQCDLQRPTF; encoded by the exons atgtggagGCTCAAGATTGCCAAGGGTGGACCATGGCTCAAGAGTGGCAACAGTCACATCGGAAGAGAAACATGGGAGTTTGATCAAGATTTTGGATCAAAAGAAGAGAGGGAAGCTGTTGACTCTGCACGGGAAGAATTCAAGAAGAACAGGTTCCAAATGAGACACAGCTCCGATATTTTGGCCCGCACGCAG TTAGCAAAGGAGAACAGTTTCAGTCTTGATCTACAGAGGACAAAAGATGAATCTCCTCTGGTTATAAACTCCAGCACAGTGTCGGAGATACTGAGAAAGGCACTCAATTACTTCTCAGCGATACAAGCACACGATGGGCACTGGCCAGGAGATTTTCCAGGGCCATTGTTTACCACAGCTACCATG ATTATAGTTCTGTACGTCACAGAATCATTAAGTAGTATACTATCATCAGAACACTGCAAGGAGATTTGTCGTTACCTGTACAACCGTCAG AACATGGATGGAGGATGGGGGCTACACACGGAAGGTGAAAGCTCCATGCTTAGCACAGCTCTCAACTATACTGCTCTAAGGCTACTTGGTGAGAATATCGATGATGGACCAGATATGTCtatgcttaaagcaagaaaatgGATACATGATCATGGTGGTGCAACAATGGTACCAATCTTGGGGAAAGTGTGGCTCTCG GTGCTTGGAGTTTCTGAATGGTCAGGTGTAAATCCCATCCCTCCAGAATTGTTTCTTCTTCCATCATGGGTTCCTATTCAGCCAG GACGATTGTGGAGTCACTTCAGAATGGCATTCATTCCCATGTCCTATTTATATGGCAAGAAATTTGTCGGACCCATTACGAGATTAGTTATGTCACTAAGGGAAGAGCTACATATTCATCCCTATAAAAAGATTGACTGGAAGCAAGCTCGTAAATTATGTGCAAAG GAAGATGTGTATAATCCACATACATGGCTACAGGAGTGTCTATCTGACTGCCTTTACAGTTTTGGTGAACCTTTACTCACACGTTGGCCAATTTCCTACATGAGAAAGAAAGCCCTACAACAGGTCGCTGAATTCTTGAAATACGAAGATGAGAATTCTCAATACATCTGCATTGGTGCCGCACAGAAG GCATTATCCATGTTGTGCTGTTGGATCGAAAAATCCAACTCAGATGCATTCAAGCGCCATTTGGCTAGAGTTGCTGATTTCCTATGGATTGGTGAAGATGGCATGAAA GTCTGTGCTGGACAACTATGGGATGTTGCCTTTGCAGTCCAAGCAATATTAGCATGTAATATTGCAGAAGAATATAGAAGTACCCTCAAGAAAGCGCATGATTTCATAAAAGCCTCCCAG ATCATGGACAATCCTTCTGGTGACTTCAGCAGAAAGTACCGTCACATATCTAAAGGAGGGTGGGGCTTCCAGGTTGCTGATCAGGGGTGGCAGGTTTCAGATTGCACAGCAGAAGCTCTTATG GTTTTTTTAATGCTATCCAAATTTTCATCAGACATTGAAAGTGATCAGATGGAAACATGCCGCCTATATGATGCAGTGAATGTATTATTATCCTTACAG AACCCAAACGGTGGCTATGGAACTTGGGAGCTAGCTCGCACATATCCATGGATGGAG ATTTTCAACATGACAGAGATATATGCAGACATCATGGTGGAGCATCA GTACGTCGAGTGTACCTCATCAGTCATGCAAGCATTAGCATTGTTTCGGGAGAAGTACCCTTGTCATCGAAAAGATGAAATAGATCAATGCATTAGGGGAGCTACTGAATTCGTTGAGAAGTTACAGAATGATGATGGCTCATG gtttggatcTTGGGGTATTTGTTTCACATATGGCACATGGTTTGCTATTGAGGGTCTATCAGCTGTTGGACAAAGTTATGGTAACAGCACTTGTATCCGGAAGGCCTGTAAGTTTCTCTTAACAAAGCAGCTAAAGAATGGTGGATGGGGTGAGAGTCATCTTTCATCGAGAACCAAG GCATACACAAATCTGGATAGGGAGAAGTCACACATAGTGAACACTGCATGGGCAATGTTGGCGCTCATGAAAGCTGGACAG GTGGAAAGAGATCCCACTCCACTGCACAAAGCTGCAAGACTTATCATTAGTATGCAGCTCGGCAATGGTGACTTCCCACAGGAG GAAATGATTGGAAGTTTCTTGAAAAATGGTCCCTTGTGCTACATGGCTTATcgcaacatatttcctatatggGCGCTTGGAGAGTATCAGAAATTAGTCCTCCAGTGTGACCTCCAACGGCCAACCTTCTAG
- the LOC136476339 gene encoding mitochondrial pyruvate carrier 4-like, with product MAATKLQAFWNHPAGPKTIHFWAPTFKWGISIANIADFAKPPEKISYPQQVAVACTGLIWSRYSLVITPRNLNLFSVNVAMAGTGLYQLSRKIRQDYFSDEKDAAPQLEA from the exons ATGGCTGCTACAAAGCTTCAGGCCTTTTGGAACCACCCTGCTGGTCCCAAAACCA TTCATTTCTGGGCGCCAACATTCAAATGGGGTATCAGCATTGCCAACATAGCCGACTTTGCTAAGCCGCCTGAAAAGATATCTTACCCTCAGCAAGTTG CTGTTGCATGCACCGGACTCATTTGGTCAAGGTACAGCTTGGTTATCACACCG AGAAACTTGAACCTTTTCAGTGTTAACGTTGCAATGGCGGGTACAGGCCTGTATCAGCTTTCACGGAAGATAAG GCAAGATTACTTCTCTGATGAGAAGGATGCTGCTCCACAACTGGAAGCATAG
- the LOC136476332 gene encoding cycloartenol Synthase-like isoform X1, producing the protein MWRLKIAKGGPWLKSGNSHIGRETWEFDQDFGSKEEREAVDSAREEFKKNRFQMRHSSDILARTQLAKENSFSLDLQRTKDESPLVINSSTVSEILRKALNYFSAIQAHDGHWPGDFPGPLFTTATMIIVLYVTESLSSILSSEHCKEICRYLYNRQNMDGGWGLHTEGESSMLSTALNYTALRLLGENIDDGPDMSMLKARKWIHDHGGATMVPILGKVWLSVLGVSEWSGVNPIPPELFLLPSWVPIQPGRLWSHFRMAFIPMSYLYGKKFVGPITRLVMSLREELHIHPYKKIDWKQARKLCAKEDVYNPHTWLQECLSDCLYSFGEPLLTRWPISYMRKKALQQVAEFLKYEDENSQYICIGAAQKALSMLCCWIEKSNSDAFKRHLARVADFLWIGEDGMKVRVCAGQLWDVAFAVQAILACNIAEEYRSTLKKAHDFIKASQIMDNPSGDFSRKYRHISKGGWGFQVADQGWQVSDCTAEALMVFLMLSKFSSDIESDQMETCRLYDAVNVLLSLQNPNGGYGTWELARTYPWMEIFNMTEIYADIMVEHQYVECTSSVMQALALFREKYPCHRKDEIDQCIRGATEFVEKLQNDDGSWFGSWGICFTYGTWFAIEGLSAVGQSYGNSTCIRKACKFLLTKQLKNGGWGESHLSSRTKAYTNLDREKSHIVNTAWAMLALMKAGQVERDPTPLHKAARLIISMQLGNGDFPQEEMIGSFLKNGPLCYMAYRNIFPIWALGEYQKLVLQCDLQRPTF; encoded by the exons atgtggagGCTCAAGATTGCCAAGGGTGGACCATGGCTCAAGAGTGGCAACAGTCACATCGGAAGAGAAACATGGGAGTTTGATCAAGATTTTGGATCAAAAGAAGAGAGGGAAGCTGTTGACTCTGCACGGGAAGAATTCAAGAAGAACAGGTTCCAAATGAGACACAGCTCCGATATTTTGGCCCGCACGCAG TTAGCAAAGGAGAACAGTTTCAGTCTTGATCTACAGAGGACAAAAGATGAATCTCCTCTGGTTATAAACTCCAGCACAGTGTCGGAGATACTGAGAAAGGCACTCAATTACTTCTCAGCGATACAAGCACACGATGGGCACTGGCCAGGAGATTTTCCAGGGCCATTGTTTACCACAGCTACCATG ATTATAGTTCTGTACGTCACAGAATCATTAAGTAGTATACTATCATCAGAACACTGCAAGGAGATTTGTCGTTACCTGTACAACCGTCAG AACATGGATGGAGGATGGGGGCTACACACGGAAGGTGAAAGCTCCATGCTTAGCACAGCTCTCAACTATACTGCTCTAAGGCTACTTGGTGAGAATATCGATGATGGACCAGATATGTCtatgcttaaagcaagaaaatgGATACATGATCATGGTGGTGCAACAATGGTACCAATCTTGGGGAAAGTGTGGCTCTCG GTGCTTGGAGTTTCTGAATGGTCAGGTGTAAATCCCATCCCTCCAGAATTGTTTCTTCTTCCATCATGGGTTCCTATTCAGCCAG GACGATTGTGGAGTCACTTCAGAATGGCATTCATTCCCATGTCCTATTTATATGGCAAGAAATTTGTCGGACCCATTACGAGATTAGTTATGTCACTAAGGGAAGAGCTACATATTCATCCCTATAAAAAGATTGACTGGAAGCAAGCTCGTAAATTATGTGCAAAG GAAGATGTGTATAATCCACATACATGGCTACAGGAGTGTCTATCTGACTGCCTTTACAGTTTTGGTGAACCTTTACTCACACGTTGGCCAATTTCCTACATGAGAAAGAAAGCCCTACAACAGGTCGCTGAATTCTTGAAATACGAAGATGAGAATTCTCAATACATCTGCATTGGTGCCGCACAGAAG GCATTATCCATGTTGTGCTGTTGGATCGAAAAATCCAACTCAGATGCATTCAAGCGCCATTTGGCTAGAGTTGCTGATTTCCTATGGATTGGTGAAGATGGCATGAAAGTGCGG GTCTGTGCTGGACAACTATGGGATGTTGCCTTTGCAGTCCAAGCAATATTAGCATGTAATATTGCAGAAGAATATAGAAGTACCCTCAAGAAAGCGCATGATTTCATAAAAGCCTCCCAG ATCATGGACAATCCTTCTGGTGACTTCAGCAGAAAGTACCGTCACATATCTAAAGGAGGGTGGGGCTTCCAGGTTGCTGATCAGGGGTGGCAGGTTTCAGATTGCACAGCAGAAGCTCTTATG GTTTTTTTAATGCTATCCAAATTTTCATCAGACATTGAAAGTGATCAGATGGAAACATGCCGCCTATATGATGCAGTGAATGTATTATTATCCTTACAG AACCCAAACGGTGGCTATGGAACTTGGGAGCTAGCTCGCACATATCCATGGATGGAG ATTTTCAACATGACAGAGATATATGCAGACATCATGGTGGAGCATCA GTACGTCGAGTGTACCTCATCAGTCATGCAAGCATTAGCATTGTTTCGGGAGAAGTACCCTTGTCATCGAAAAGATGAAATAGATCAATGCATTAGGGGAGCTACTGAATTCGTTGAGAAGTTACAGAATGATGATGGCTCATG gtttggatcTTGGGGTATTTGTTTCACATATGGCACATGGTTTGCTATTGAGGGTCTATCAGCTGTTGGACAAAGTTATGGTAACAGCACTTGTATCCGGAAGGCCTGTAAGTTTCTCTTAACAAAGCAGCTAAAGAATGGTGGATGGGGTGAGAGTCATCTTTCATCGAGAACCAAG GCATACACAAATCTGGATAGGGAGAAGTCACACATAGTGAACACTGCATGGGCAATGTTGGCGCTCATGAAAGCTGGACAG GTGGAAAGAGATCCCACTCCACTGCACAAAGCTGCAAGACTTATCATTAGTATGCAGCTCGGCAATGGTGACTTCCCACAGGAG GAAATGATTGGAAGTTTCTTGAAAAATGGTCCCTTGTGCTACATGGCTTATcgcaacatatttcctatatggGCGCTTGGAGAGTATCAGAAATTAGTCCTCCAGTGTGACCTCCAACGGCCAACCTTCTAG